The DNA region AGGGCTGCCATGCGATCGCGCATCTCCTGGGAGAGATGGTAGCTCTCCGCGTCGGAGGGAAACTGGTGGGTTTCGACGTCGCGCTTGTAGTTGCCGAGGGCCTCGCGCATTATGCCGGAGACGTCGGCGTAGCGGCGGACGAATTTGGCGGGGGCAGAGAAGGTCATGGTCATCATGTCGTGAAGGACGAGGACCTGACCGTCGCAGTCGGGGCCGGCACCAATGCCGATGGTGGGGACGTGCAGCTCGTCGGTGACGATCTTGGCCAGCTCGCGGGGAACGCCTTCGAGCACGATGGCGAAGCATCCGGCATCTTCAAGCGCAAGCGCGTCGGCGCGCATCTCCTCGATGGCGGCCAGGGTTTTGCCCTGCACTTTATAGCCGCCCATGCGGTGGACGCTTTGCGGCGTGAGGCCGATATGGCCCATGACCGGGACCTGAGCGCCGACGATGCGGCGCACCAGATCGACCCGCTCGCGTCCGCCTTCGATCTTTACGGCTTCTGCTCCGGCCTCTTTGACGAAGCGCAGAGCGTTGGCAACGCCCTCGCTTTCGTCGATCTGGTAGCTGCCGAAGGGCATATCGGCGACTAAAAGGGCGCGGCGGACGGCACGGCGAACGCCGCGAGTGTAGAGCAGCATCTCGTCCATGGTGATGGCCAGCGTGTTCTCGTGGCCTTGCATGACCATGGCGAGCGAGTCGCCGACGAGGATGACGTCGAGGCCGACTTCGTCGACGAGGCGAGCGCTGGCGTAGTCGTAGGCTGTGACGACGGTGATGGGCTCGTGGGCCAGCTTTTTATCGAGAAGAGAGGGAACTGTGACTTTTGCGGCGGGGTTGCCGGGGCGGTCTGCGCTCGCGGCGCGAAACGTTGTCAAACTCATTGCAAATCTCCAGTGCAGCTCCGCCGCGTGCTGCATAATTGCAGCTTTGGCTGGATACCGCCTGTCGCCAGCTAATCTCTGGCAGCACTTTAAGCCTACGCGTCACGGACTTCCACTGGCAAGCCGCCCCGCAAGCGGCCCAGCTAGTTTTCCAGGCCTACAATCGTGCCATGCCGATCTACGGATATCTCATCGTTGCCGTCGGATGGCTGGTGTGGTTCATCCCGTTTCCGCTGAATGGGTGGAACCGAAACCCTCCGCAGAGAAGGGATCGACGTGCGCGCTGGGGTGTTCTGCTTCAGGTGTTGTCCTACCTGCTTCTATCGCTGGGGCATTTCTGGACGAGATCACCTGCTATGTGGCAGAGTGGGCTCGCAATTGTCCTGTTCGGGTTTGCGGCTCTCTTGTCGTGGACCAGCACACGCGCATTGGGGCGGCATCTGCGTTTTGAGGCCGCGCTCAGTCCGGACCATGTACTGGTGCGTTCTGGTCCTTATCGTCTGCTTCGACACCCCATCTATACGTCGATGTTCTGTTTGCTGCTGGGAACCGGTTTCATGGTTGGGTCGCCGCTTCTTCTCGGCCTCGCAATCGTGATCTTCCTGATCGGCACGGAGATTCGTGTGCACGTCGAAGACAGTCTGCTGGCGTCCCGCTTCGGTGACCAGTTTCGCAACTATCAGCACGGCGTTTCGGCTTACATTCCCCTCATCCGATAGCTGTGGGCTTTAAAGCCCAACTGCGCAGCCGCCGGACCTCGTCGAGAATTTGCCCGGCCATCTCGCTCTTGCTCATCGCGGGGATCTCTACCGCTCTCTCTCGCGTCAGAAAGGTCCCTGCGTTTCTTGAGGAATCAAATCCCAACGCGCTTGACGAGACGTCGTTGACCACCACGGCGTCCACGCCTTTGCGCTCGAGCTTCGCGCGGCCATTTGCGAGGATGTCGCTGGTTTCGGCGGCGAAGCCGATGACCAGTGTTGCAGGATTTCTCTGCGCCGCTATTTCGCGCAGGATGTCCTGCGTTGGCTCCAGTTCGATTGTGCGGGGGCCTTCGCGCTTTAATTTTTGCGTGGCGGCCTGCTTCACGGTGTAGTCGCTGACCGCTGCGGCCATGATCACAATGGTGGCCTCATTCAGCCGCTCCAGTACCGCCGCTCGCATCTCTGCGGCAGAGGATACGCAGACAACCTCGCAGCCTGCCGGGACGGGAATGGTGGTTGACGCGCAGATAAGGATGACGCGTGCGCCGCGTCGTTGTGCGGCCTCGGCGATGGCAAAGCCCATGCGTCCGCTGGAGCGGTTGCCGATGAAGCGTACGGGGTCGATGGCCTCGCGGGTTCCACCTGCGGTAATCAGAACCGTCTCGCTGGTGAAGTCGGTGCCCGAAGCCAGAGTTTGTTGTACGGCTGCGAGGATGGTTGCGCCGTCGGCCAGGCGGCCGCCGCCGACCATGCCGCAGGCGAGATAGCCGCTACCGGGTTCGACGATTTTTACGCCGCGAGCGCGGAGCGTCTCTATATTGGCGCGGGTCGCGGGGTGGTTCCACATGTTGACGTTCATGGCTGGCGCGACGATGACCGGGGCCTCCGTCGCCAGATACATGGTCGAGAGAAAATCGTCGGCGAGGCCGTGGGCGAATTTGGCCAGAACGTGCGCTGTCGCCGGAGCGACGATCAAGGCGC from Edaphobacter paludis includes:
- the coaBC gene encoding bifunctional phosphopantothenoylcysteine decarboxylase/phosphopantothenate--cysteine ligase CoaBC; this encodes MCAERLKVTVAVCGGIAAYKSVELVRLLQDAAFDPHVVMTRSAEEFIRPLTFSAITGHKVITSLWSEDAVIGAEDEEAASGIEHINEAQTTRALIVAPATAHVLAKFAHGLADDFLSTMYLATEAPVIVAPAMNVNMWNHPATRANIETLRARGVKIVEPGSGYLACGMVGGGRLADGATILAAVQQTLASGTDFTSETVLITAGGTREAIDPVRFIGNRSSGRMGFAIAEAAQRRGARVILICASTTIPVPAGCEVVCVSSAAEMRAAVLERLNEATIVIMAAAVSDYTVKQAATQKLKREGPRTIELEPTQDILREIAAQRNPATLVIGFAAETSDILANGRAKLERKGVDAVVVNDVSSSALGFDSSRNAGTFLTRERAVEIPAMSKSEMAGQILDEVRRLRSWALKPTAIG
- a CDS encoding isoprenylcysteine carboxylmethyltransferase family protein translates to MPIYGYLIVAVGWLVWFIPFPLNGWNRNPPQRRDRRARWGVLLQVLSYLLLSLGHFWTRSPAMWQSGLAIVLFGFAALLSWTSTRALGRHLRFEAALSPDHVLVRSGPYRLLRHPIYTSMFCLLLGTGFMVGSPLLLGLAIVIFLIGTEIRVHVEDSLLASRFGDQFRNYQHGVSAYIPLIR
- the panB gene encoding 3-methyl-2-oxobutanoate hydroxymethyltransferase, whose amino-acid sequence is MSLTTFRAASADRPGNPAAKVTVPSLLDKKLAHEPITVVTAYDYASARLVDEVGLDVILVGDSLAMVMQGHENTLAITMDEMLLYTRGVRRAVRRALLVADMPFGSYQIDESEGVANALRFVKEAGAEAVKIEGGRERVDLVRRIVGAQVPVMGHIGLTPQSVHRMGGYKVQGKTLAAIEEMRADALALEDAGCFAIVLEGVPRELAKIVTDELHVPTIGIGAGPDCDGQVLVLHDMMTMTFSAPAKFVRRYADVSGIMREALGNYKRDVETHQFPSDAESYHLSQEMRDRMAALTEKAG